gatttgcacttttcagtctgttacagcgcgacaaatgtgctatctccattacaaacgctagttttaccgaaggtgcgctcccatctcatactttattctgagcatgtgcgggtttctaagcatacacacaaacgtgtttcttgttgataaccagcccgacaaggaaattgagactcccgtcgaggaaaaagagaactttttctcttttttcctcgtcgagttcgacagttttctcgatgaaaagcatacacacattttcctctgcaaaaaagctctgccaccaagtttcttgatggattctgtcgaggaaaatggtcgtgtgtacgaggccttacactgggTACTAGAGCAGTGCAACATTTTGCAACATGTTTGCATAATATTGCACTGCTCTGCTCTGCTCGGTTCTGCATGTCACTGCAGAGAAGCGAAAACACTGCGCTTCTGTGAAGTGAAATGAATGAAGTGTCACATTTTACATGTCtaataaagtttgttaaaaaaaggaaggaagcaaTGTGGGGTGGTGCAATAAAACACTTATCACAGTGCCCCCTGCTGCACGGCTCTGCAGCCCAAACTGCTGAGTGGGCAGCAGTGGTTTTGGATGCAGGTCAGTGTAACCTGGCCCTTAGCAAGCacaaaataagataaaataaacattaaaaataatgttttttcttATTACAGAGAGAGATAGGGAAGGAGGCTAAAGAGAGGACATTCCTAAAATAGAAGTTAAGTTAATAATACAGAAGTgcctctaaaaaaaacaaattttttatcaatCTGACCAATCAGTTTGAGTTTTCTGTAGTTAGATCACTGACTGATGAATCTGGAAAAGTTCTACTGGGTAACTGCTTTTTTCACATTGCTCTAATAAGTATGACAGAGTGGAAGATCTGAAATTTTCCATGACCTGCATGTTGTTCCACAGGGGTATCTCAGTTCTGCTGGGTGTTAAATCAAGTACCTTGGTGGTCCATTTTAATCATCAGTGGTTTCTTTTCAGTATATGTGACAATAGTCCTAGAGCTAGTGATCAATCTTATTTTGTCCTTCTGCTGGCACGCTCCATTTATCAGGTGACAGTGAGGCATAGAGATCCTTCACATGGACAAATGGCACTGCTTTATTGACTTAAAGAAACAGAAAACATAATAAATATAGTAAACATTTAGAGCATAGTCTGGTAAcctacagcaaccaatcagaattcatctTTCATTCATCTGCTTTCTGGTAACTGAAATTAGACAAATGTGTATGAATTACAATACTTATCTATtgtaacatacactatattaccaaaagtattgggacacctgcctttacatgcacataaactttaacctccctagcggtatgattctgtctggaattttgttccaaaagcggtaccatttttttgtatggaaatttggtgttatttattgtaggcctgcaattcttagtaattacttacttaaacctgaccaaagaAGACTCTAGTAGACCTCTCAGATGTAATAACGttcgaaaaaataaaatcatgagttataatctaataaataatatcATTTTATTCAGTAATGTAATAAATAATGCAATTTGTCAAACAGAAGAAAATTCAGTAATAAATAATGCAATTTGTCAAACAGAAGAAAATTCAGTAAACATCCTGGGTGTGGTAAATTTTGAAACATGGGACTGCACATAGACCAACGTCACAATCAGAGCAATAGAACCTTGTTTCCTTTCGGACTTTTTTTCCATTCCCATCTCGCTTTGAGCAGCAAACTACACACATTCTTGTAGGTGCTGCCTTTTTTGCGCTTGGCGGGATGTAATCCGtaaagtgacgaccagtcagCCTCTCTGGGTTTACAATGTCAACAGCGCGACGTCCAGATCTGTTCACGGCCACTGATGGCGTTTGGTAGTTCAAAAAAATTTGCTCCACCACCTTCCAGATGAAGTCGGAGTGAACAAGAGGCTTGTCACTCCTTCCCTTGTGCAGTATATAGGCATTCCACATACATTGTTCCAGGAGATgcctgaatatttttttatagtattttttttgttgcttccgCATAGCTGGATAGAAGGTCATCGCCTGATCGGCTCTATCGACTCCTCCCATGGTGTTGTTGTAATCGATCACAAGTTGTGGCTTTTTGACATCTTTCCCACCTCTTGTgtggaccatggcagtggaggtggTATGTACTGTACTCATTAGGCACACGTCTTTTTTGTCACGCCAACGCATTGCCATCATCTTTCCTTTCTGCCAGGCCACCATTTCTCCTGTTTTCAGTTTTTTCTTGGAAAACATACATGGCAGGTCACGTCGGTTGGCTCTAGCGGTTCCATATGCGTCAGTCTTGTTTTTTAGTAGAAACTCGTACAGCTCAGGCGACGTGTAAAAGTTGTCGGTTGTTACACAATACCCCTGATTGAGCAATGGTTCAAGCAATGAAAGGACTGATGACGTTGCCATCCCATAGTCGCTGTACCTGGGGTTGAATTGTGTTCCTTTGCCGGTGTATATGATGGAATTCCATATATAGCCAGTTGTAGACTCGCAGAGCATATAGGATTTTATTCCAAACCGCGCTCTCTTGGATGCGATGTATTGAATCCAGCTGAGGCGTCCTTTGTAAGCCATCAGACTTTCATCAATGCTGATGTCACGGTCTGGGACATAGGCCTGCTGGAAATTTGTTATAATCATTTGGAATACTTCCCAGATTTTCTTCAGTTTGGGCGCTGGATGTGTGGCTTCGTCAAAGTCCTCATTGTTGGTGAAGTGTAGATTCTTCATTATGAGGGAAAATCGGTACTCGGACATGATGGTGCCAAAAAATGGGGTTGCCAGCAATTTATTTTTAGTCCAGTACCATCTCTGCAGGGGTTTACCCACCACCCCTTGGAGAAGTATTAGCCCCAGAAATTTCCATATGTCCTCCTTACTCACaggttcccattttctggatcTGGAAAACTTGCTGTGCAGAGTAGTGGATTGCTGCTCTTTGTAGCGGTTTGTCTCCGTGACAATCTTTTCAATGACGTCATCTGTCAGAAATAATTTTAGGTACGCCAAAGGATCATTGTAATCAACTTCTACCTTCATCCCAGGCGATCCTGTAAACGGGAATCTTGGCGGTGGTACTGCATCCATACCGCAATcaatagggcaccaagtgcgcaccTCACTGAGCTCAAGTGGAGATTCGTCGCTGTCGCTACTTCTCTGGTCAGAGTCGGAGTCGTATGACGAATCTTGCCACGAATCGCTATCGCTGTCGCTCAATTCTGCGAGGAACTCTGTGTCGCTGTCGCTGTCACTTATCTGATCCAAAGCCGCTTTGGAGGTGCT
The sequence above is drawn from the Rana temporaria chromosome 4, aRanTem1.1, whole genome shotgun sequence genome and encodes:
- the LOC120935636 gene encoding piggyBac transposable element-derived protein 4-like — its product is MASKRHFSTSKAALDQISDSDSDTEFLAELSDSDSDSWQDSSYDSDSDQRSSDSDESPLELSEVRTWCPIDCGMDAVPPPRFPFTGSPGMKVEVDYNDPLAYLKLFLTDDVIEKIVTETNRYKEQQSTTLHSKFSRSRKWEPVSKEDIWKFLGLILLQGVVGKPLQRWYWTKNKLLATPFFGTIMSEYRFSLIMKNLHFTNNEDFDEATHPAPKLKKIWEVFQMIITNFQQAYVPDRDISIDESLMAYKGRLSWIQYIASKRARFGIKSYMLCESTTGYIWNSIIYTGKGTQFNPRYSDYGMATSSVLSLLEPLLNQGYCVTTDNFYTSPELYEFLLKNKTDAYGTARANRRDLPCMFSKKKLKTGEMVAWQKGKMMAMRWRDKKDVCLMSTVHTTSTAMVHTRGGKDVKKPQLVIDYNNTMGGVDRADQAMTFYPAMRKQQKKYYKKIFRHLLEQCMWNAYILHKGRSDKPLVHSDFIWKVVEQIFLNYQTPSVAVNRSGRRAVDIVNPERLTGRHFTDYIPPSAKKAAPTRMCVVCCSKRDGNGKKVRKETRFYCSDCDVGLCAVPCFKIYHTQDVY